A single region of the Acidobacteriota bacterium genome encodes:
- a CDS encoding serine hydrolase — translation MPLIREIEDNLDSLLEGQLLSGAESAVARIEAPAEGFVYEHAVGIARTDTGEAMTTDHRFHTASVSKSMTALLVVQLADEGSFGPEGVDARYVEFGVFPDAVQERLLTRDGQHAFAGVTLRHMLSHTSGFRDAFVDDGSQTAKELGRPAPGSIIGSDASRNFTAAWAPWLPDGDTTEVRGVVNFYLSQPDMAEALSEPGTAFHYSDTAFVLLALLVERVTGESYHANLRDRIFTPCDLRDSYLAYRDDPPLGTRRQPESDVHAFGIPMLSSGKNLSFDWGGGGLVTTARDLVRFQRALAEHRTPGSGRILSDMTAWTRPAGLAEPRTGVGLGLFRTRYPGGELWGHSGAWGAKMDCDQAAGIYFAGTVNQAGAPAGWHHPLIARVAEHFR, via the coding sequence GCCCGGATCGAGGCACCCGCAGAAGGCTTCGTTTACGAGCACGCCGTCGGCATCGCGCGCACGGATACCGGCGAAGCGATGACGACGGATCATCGCTTTCACACTGCCAGCGTCAGCAAGTCGATGACCGCGCTGCTCGTTGTGCAACTCGCCGACGAAGGCTCGTTCGGTCCCGAGGGCGTGGACGCGCGCTATGTCGAGTTTGGGGTCTTTCCCGACGCGGTCCAGGAGCGTCTCCTCACTCGTGATGGACAGCACGCCTTTGCCGGGGTCACGCTCCGGCACATGCTGTCGCACACGTCCGGGTTCCGGGACGCCTTCGTCGACGACGGCTCCCAGACCGCGAAGGAACTCGGGCGACCCGCGCCGGGCTCGATCATCGGTAGCGATGCATCCCGCAACTTCACGGCCGCCTGGGCACCCTGGCTGCCGGACGGCGACACCACGGAGGTGCGGGGCGTCGTCAACTTCTACCTGTCTCAGCCAGACATGGCCGAGGCCCTTTCCGAGCCCGGTACCGCCTTCCACTACAGCGACACCGCCTTCGTCCTCCTGGCGCTGCTCGTCGAGCGGGTAACAGGCGAGAGCTACCACGCCAACCTGAGAGACCGGATCTTCACGCCCTGCGATCTGCGGGACAGCTACCTCGCCTACCGGGACGATCCGCCGCTTGGGACCCGCCGCCAGCCCGAGTCCGATGTCCATGCCTTCGGCATACCGATGCTGAGTTCCGGCAAGAACCTCTCCTTCGACTGGGGCGGCGGCGGCCTGGTCACGACCGCCCGCGACCTCGTCCGGTTTCAGCGTGCGCTGGCGGAGCACCGAACCCCGGGCTCAGGTCGAATCCTGAGCGACATGACCGCCTGGACCCGGCCCGCCGGCCTGGCCGAGCCGCGGACCGGCGTCGGGCTCGGCCTGTTCCGCACGCGCTACCCCGGCGGCGAGCTGTGGGGGCACTCCGGCGCCTGGGGGGCGAAGATGGACTGCGACCAGGCCGCCGGCATCTACTTCGCCGGCACGGTCAACCAGGCCGGCGCCCCGGCCGGCTGGCATCACCCGTTGATCGCGCGGGTCGCGGAGCATTTTCGCTAG
- a CDS encoding type II CAAX endopeptidase family protein produces the protein MRDFIRRHPFWTFYAAAVLIGLLAWIYLMTVEPVLQGERGPDYSAYGEFVGYRDATRAAHPILHHHGDSVLLYMQAAASKMPILLPMFSFPFAPTLAALLIVGIGWKRLGLRALVGLYRPIRGNVSLREGAQLYAILVGFLVTFVSSLLIVEQLFGDPARVENAVAHIGLLDWRTFVVTLLVAGFLNQGALLEELGWRGYALPLLVRKWNNPLVACVVLGVLWALWHFPREIPGILSGQQTLAALVQWHLIFFLSTIGMTIVAFYFVNAAGGSVIPAILIHGVLNHVGNMFGAEQLVGRSYGGMIGPVGWAVAGLVVIALVGPDLGWQRRVKALGNDDPSLIWSGAGGEREMRNG, from the coding sequence ATGCGAGACTTCATCCGACGTCATCCCTTCTGGACCTTCTACGCCGCGGCCGTGCTGATCGGCCTGCTGGCCTGGATCTACCTGATGACGGTCGAACCCGTGTTACAGGGGGAACGCGGACCCGACTACAGCGCCTACGGCGAGTTCGTGGGTTACCGGGACGCGACCCGGGCGGCGCACCCGATCCTCCACCACCACGGCGACAGCGTCCTGCTGTACATGCAGGCGGCCGCCAGCAAGATGCCGATCCTGCTGCCCATGTTCTCGTTCCCCTTCGCGCCGACGCTGGCGGCGCTGCTGATCGTTGGGATCGGCTGGAAGCGGCTCGGGCTGCGCGCCCTGGTCGGTCTCTACCGCCCCATCCGGGGCAACGTGAGCCTGCGGGAGGGCGCGCAGCTCTACGCCATCCTGGTCGGCTTCCTGGTGACCTTCGTGAGCAGTCTGCTGATCGTCGAGCAGCTCTTCGGCGACCCCGCCAGGGTGGAGAACGCGGTCGCCCACATCGGGCTCCTGGACTGGCGGACCTTCGTCGTCACCTTGCTCGTCGCGGGCTTCCTCAACCAGGGCGCGCTCCTCGAAGAGCTGGGCTGGCGCGGCTACGCCTTGCCGCTGCTCGTCCGCAAGTGGAACAACCCCCTGGTTGCCTGCGTCGTGCTCGGCGTCCTCTGGGCGCTGTGGCACTTCCCGCGCGAGATCCCGGGGATCCTGTCCGGCCAGCAGACTCTGGCCGCCCTGGTGCAGTGGCACCTGATCTTCTTCCTGTCGACGATCGGCATGACGATCGTCGCCTTCTACTTCGTCAATGCCGCCGGCGGCAGCGTCATCCCGGCGATCCTCATCCACGGCGTCCTGAACCACGTCGGCAACATGTTCGGCGCCGAGCAGCTCGTGGGCCGCTCGTACGGCGGGATGATCGGGCCGGTCGGCTGGGCGGTCGCCGGCCTCGTGGTCATCGCCCTGGTTGGACCGGATCTCGGCTGGCAGCGTAGGGTCAAGGCCCTGGGTAATGACGATCCGAGCCTCATCTGGTCGGGCGCCGGCGGCGAAAGGGAGATGCGCAATGGCTGA
- a CDS encoding SDR family NAD(P)-dependent oxidoreductase — protein sequence MADFDGKICLVTGGASGIGRATCEALAARGAHVVVTDVDEAAGRDVADAVGGDFARLDVSDRDAWTRVVSEVVEVHGGLDLVHLNAGVTTYPATGGDFPAFDIAAMPADAYRRAMGANVDGVVFGVSATVPALENRGGGGIVVTASVAGLITWEVDPVYTLTKHAVVGLVRALAPSLAERRITLNAICPAAVATKIFGPEAEHFVREARLRLMPPSQVADAVIEAVTGGETGQCWVCYDGRDPKLYVPAPLPGLDD from the coding sequence ATGGCTGACTTCGATGGGAAGATCTGCCTCGTCACCGGCGGCGCGTCCGGCATCGGCAGGGCCACCTGCGAGGCGCTTGCGGCCCGGGGCGCGCATGTCGTCGTCACGGACGTCGACGAAGCCGCGGGGCGAGACGTCGCGGACGCCGTCGGCGGCGACTTCGCGCGTCTCGACGTCAGCGACCGGGACGCCTGGACGCGCGTCGTCTCCGAGGTCGTCGAGGTTCACGGTGGCCTCGATCTGGTCCATCTCAACGCCGGCGTGACGACCTATCCGGCGACCGGGGGTGACTTCCCCGCCTTTGACATCGCCGCCATGCCGGCGGACGCCTACCGCCGCGCCATGGGGGCCAACGTCGACGGAGTCGTCTTCGGCGTAAGTGCGACGGTGCCGGCGCTCGAGAACCGGGGCGGCGGGGGGATCGTCGTCACGGCCTCGGTGGCCGGGCTCATCACCTGGGAAGTGGACCCCGTCTACACGCTGACCAAGCACGCCGTGGTCGGCCTGGTGCGCGCGCTCGCACCGTCTCTCGCCGAGCGTCGAATCACGCTCAACGCGATCTGCCCGGCCGCGGTCGCGACGAAGATCTTCGGCCCCGAGGCCGAGCACTTCGTCAGGGAGGCCCGCCTTCGACTCATGCCGCCTTCCCAGGTTGCGGATGCCGTCATCGAGGCAGTGACTGGCGGCGAGACCGGCCAGTGTTGGGTCTGCTACGACGGCAGGGACCCGAAGCTCTACGTGCCGGCCCCGCTTCCAGGGCTGGACGACTAG